The Ranitomeya imitator isolate aRanImi1 chromosome 8, aRanImi1.pri, whole genome shotgun sequence genome window below encodes:
- the ARPC4 gene encoding actin-related protein 2/3 complex subunit 4 has product MSATLRPYLNTVRATLQAAMCLENFSSQVVERHNKPEVEVRSSKELLLQPVVISRNEKEKVLIEGSINSVRVSIAVKQADEIEKILCHKFMRFMMMRAENFFILRRKPVEGYDISFLITNFHTEQMYKHKLVDFVIHFMEEIDKEISEMKLSVNARARIVAEEFLKNF; this is encoded by the exons TCTGCCACACTTCGCCCGTACCTCAACACGGTCCGCGCCACCTTACAGGCGGCGATGTGTCTGGAAAACTTCTCCTCGCAGGTGGTGGAAAGACATAACAAACCCGAAGTGGAAGTCAG GAGTAGTAAAGAGCTGCTCTTACAGCCGGTGGTCATCAGCAGGAACGAGAAGGAGAAGGTGTTGATCGAGGGATCTATTAACTCCGTGCGTGTCAGCATCGCAGTCAAACAG GCCGATGAAATTGAAAAGATTTTATGTCACAAATTCATGCGCTTCATGATGATGAGAGCGGAAAATTTCTTTATCCTGCGCAGAAAGCCAGTAGAG GGCTACGACATCAGCTTCCTGATCACAAACTTCCACACGGAGCAAATGTACAAACACAAGCTGGTGGACTTTGTCATTCATTTTATGGAGGAGATCGACAAGGAGATCAGTGAAATGAAGCTGTCAGTCAACGCTAGAGCCCGTATCGTAGCCGAGGAATTCCTAAAAAAT TTTTAA